In the genome of Terribacillus sp. FSL K6-0262, one region contains:
- a CDS encoding ATP-binding cassette domain-containing protein: MIVAEKLSKFFGSKKVIQDVSVEVKRGAITSFIGPNGAGKSTLLSMVSRLLKQDDGIVYLDGKDVHKQKSKDLAKTIAILRQSNVVQMRLTVRELVSFGRFPYSSGRLTPEDEEKVSEAIAYVNLEDLEDKYLNELSGGQKQRAFIAMVLAQDTEYILLDEPLNNLDMKHAVQMMKLLRRLVEDFGKTILLVIHDINFASVYSDRIVAMKDGRIIAEGPTEEIIQSDVLKSIYDLDIDVHNISCNRICVYF, from the coding sequence ATGATCGTAGCAGAAAAGCTGTCTAAGTTTTTTGGATCCAAGAAAGTCATCCAGGATGTTTCCGTCGAGGTGAAGCGCGGTGCGATCACTTCCTTCATCGGCCCTAACGGTGCTGGGAAGAGTACCTTGCTTTCCATGGTGAGCAGACTGCTGAAACAAGATGATGGGATTGTATATCTTGACGGTAAAGATGTACACAAACAAAAAAGTAAGGACTTGGCGAAGACAATAGCGATACTGCGTCAATCCAATGTTGTCCAGATGAGGCTGACAGTGCGCGAGCTGGTCAGCTTCGGCCGATTCCCGTATTCCAGCGGTCGACTCACTCCCGAAGATGAGGAGAAGGTCAGTGAGGCCATTGCTTATGTGAATCTGGAGGATTTGGAAGATAAATACTTGAACGAACTGAGCGGGGGACAAAAGCAGCGGGCATTCATCGCCATGGTCCTGGCGCAGGATACAGAATACATCCTGCTGGATGAACCGCTGAATAATCTCGATATGAAGCATGCCGTTCAAATGATGAAGCTTCTCCGCAGGCTGGTGGAGGATTTTGGTAAGACGATCCTCCTTGTCATCCATGATATCAATTTTGCTTCCGTCTATTCGGACCGCATCGTGGCAATGAAGGATGGCCGGATTATCGCGGAGGGTCCAACGGAAGAAATTATCCAATCTGACGTTCTCAAATCCATATATGATCTGGATATCGATGTCCATAATATCAGCTGTAATCGGATTTGTGTCTACTTTTAA
- a CDS encoding nitric oxide synthase oxygenase, translated as MEGLLEEATEFIRESYQELGKSEMEMNRRLSEIRHDITRDATYTHTAEELTHGARMAWRNSNRCIGRLFWNGLQVIDARDANNNEEVLQRLFDHIDKATNDGKIKPLITVFSPDKNIRIWNHQLLRYAGYETEDGIIGDPASIRFTSICNALGWKGKGTAFDILPLVVQVGDEKPALKEIPAEIVKEVRIEHEEYPDFAELDLRWYAVPIISDMKLEIGGITYNAAPFNGWYMGTEIGARNLADEDRYNLLPKVAELIGLDQSKTSTLWKDRALVELNIAVLQSFHKAGITIVDHHTAAKQFAHFEKQEQKAGRDVTGMWSWLIPPMSPATTHIFHKPYPNRILKPNYFHQEDAH; from the coding sequence ATGGAGGGACTTTTGGAAGAAGCAACCGAATTCATTCGGGAAAGCTACCAGGAACTGGGGAAATCAGAAATGGAAATGAATCGGCGTCTGAGCGAAATCAGGCACGATATAACACGCGATGCAACATATACCCATACAGCAGAAGAACTGACGCATGGGGCCAGAATGGCATGGCGTAATTCGAATCGCTGCATCGGACGCTTGTTCTGGAATGGTCTGCAAGTGATAGACGCCCGCGATGCAAATAATAATGAAGAAGTATTGCAGAGGCTGTTCGATCATATTGACAAAGCGACAAATGACGGAAAGATAAAACCTTTGATCACGGTTTTCTCACCAGATAAAAATATCCGGATTTGGAATCATCAGCTGCTCCGATATGCCGGATATGAAACGGAGGATGGCATCATCGGAGATCCTGCTTCCATCCGCTTCACCTCTATTTGCAATGCTCTTGGCTGGAAAGGCAAAGGGACGGCCTTTGATATCCTGCCGCTCGTTGTGCAAGTCGGTGATGAAAAGCCCGCACTTAAGGAAATACCAGCAGAAATCGTGAAGGAAGTACGTATCGAGCATGAGGAATACCCTGATTTTGCTGAGCTTGACTTGCGCTGGTATGCAGTTCCGATCATTTCCGACATGAAATTGGAGATTGGAGGCATCACTTATAACGCAGCGCCGTTCAACGGCTGGTACATGGGCACGGAAATCGGGGCGCGGAATCTTGCCGATGAGGATCGTTACAACCTGCTTCCGAAAGTGGCGGAGCTGATTGGTCTTGATCAAAGCAAAACATCGACCCTATGGAAGGACCGGGCATTGGTCGAATTGAATATCGCAGTGCTTCAATCGTTCCATAAAGCAGGCATTACCATTGTCGATCATCATACCGCCGCCAAGCAATTTGCCCATTTCGAGAAGCAAGAGCAAAAAGCAGGACGAGATGTGACGGGAATGTGGAGCTGGCTTATTCCGCCAATGTCGCCTGCGACGACCCATATTTTTCACAAGCCCTATCCAAACAGGATTTTGAAGCCGAATTACTTCCATCAAGAAGATGCACATTGA
- the tlp gene encoding small acid-soluble spore protein Tlp encodes MPNPKPDNRADNAERIEDTIQHTLQRVHQTEDFVKANSEHLNDEEISYLHEKNDRRAASVESLRHELKEEANYQQQKDQ; translated from the coding sequence ATGCCAAACCCAAAGCCGGACAATCGCGCAGACAATGCCGAACGGATTGAAGATACGATCCAGCATACTCTGCAGCGTGTTCATCAGACCGAGGATTTTGTCAAAGCAAATAGTGAGCATTTGAACGATGAGGAAATTTCCTATTTGCACGAAAAGAACGACAGACGCGCAGCAAGTGTGGAAAGCCTGCGTCATGAACTGAAAGAAGAAGCGAATTATCAGCAGCAAAAGGATCAATGA
- a CDS encoding spore coat protein, whose amino-acid sequence MENQMQTAQMNQPTTLHGKQNHGGHEIFDTHEILTGMISVMDQYKIFEQFIQDPELKTIAQRQGDFLKQTYNTMVVSFKTGQDPTVPTTSYSMQQGNDVVYGLQPAEPKKPITSVNEVTDECLSTYMLSQVKGLASMSALSACELTNPVLRRVVADSIPNLIEMSYEIFLYQNKHHYYQVAQLQPSDMAAMMQSYDTAPMNQTH is encoded by the coding sequence TTGGAAAATCAAATGCAAACTGCACAAATGAATCAGCCGACAACCTTGCATGGCAAACAGAACCATGGTGGTCATGAGATCTTTGATACACATGAAATCCTTACCGGGATGATCAGTGTGATGGATCAATACAAGATCTTTGAACAATTCATCCAGGATCCAGAGCTGAAGACAATTGCGCAACGCCAGGGTGATTTTCTAAAACAGACCTACAATACAATGGTGGTATCATTCAAAACAGGCCAGGATCCGACAGTGCCGACTACTTCCTACAGCATGCAGCAGGGAAATGATGTCGTCTACGGGCTGCAGCCAGCAGAACCGAAAAAGCCGATAACATCGGTCAATGAGGTGACGGATGAGTGTCTTTCCACGTATATGCTTTCTCAGGTGAAGGGACTTGCTTCCATGAGTGCGCTAAGTGCTTGTGAATTGACAAATCCTGTGCTGAGAAGGGTTGTAGCTGATTCCATACCGAACTTGATCGAGATGAGCTATGAAATATTCCTGTATCAGAACAAACATCATTATTATCAGGTGGCACAATTGCAGCCGAGTGATATGGCTGCAATGATGCAAAGTTATGATACAGCTCCTATGAATCAAACGCATTAA
- a CDS encoding YfhD family protein, which produces MEDYYMKYTDLDGDGKDISFSQEEADAGDLEAQARSDAADARVAKRHK; this is translated from the coding sequence ATGGAAGATTATTATATGAAGTATACGGATTTGGATGGAGACGGTAAAGATATTTCATTTTCACAGGAAGAAGCCGATGCCGGGGATCTGGAGGCACAGGCCCGTTCCGATGCTGCCGATGCCCGTGTGGCAAAAAGGCATAAATAA
- a CDS encoding siderophore ABC transporter substrate-binding protein, whose amino-acid sequence MKKLTLLMTGLLFVLLLAACGSNSDSASSADKEEEKLTIKHELGETEVAKNPEKIVAFDMGALDTLDKLGVDVAGVPQESLPDYLSKYSSKDYENVGGLKEPDLEKIAEMQPDVIFISGRQSDYYDQLSELAPTIYVGVDTTDYMNSFKKNTETIAKIVGKEKEAEQALGEIDDAIAELKSKAEGMDEKALITLVNDGSVSAYGKASRFGVIHDVYGVPAVDDTIEASTHGQSIGFEYISEKDPDYLFVVDRGAVVGNGTSSAEKVLDNELVNGTKAAKENHITYLNPNYWYLSGGGLESELEKVKEVSDALE is encoded by the coding sequence ATGAAAAAACTGACGTTGTTGATGACAGGTCTATTATTCGTACTTCTGCTTGCAGCATGCGGGAGCAATTCCGATAGCGCAAGCAGTGCAGATAAAGAGGAAGAAAAGCTTACCATCAAGCATGAACTAGGTGAAACGGAAGTCGCTAAGAATCCAGAAAAGATTGTTGCATTCGATATGGGAGCATTGGACACTTTGGATAAGCTTGGTGTCGATGTAGCAGGTGTCCCGCAAGAGAGCCTTCCTGATTATCTTTCCAAATACAGCAGTAAGGACTATGAAAACGTCGGCGGCCTGAAGGAGCCGGATTTGGAGAAAATCGCAGAAATGCAGCCGGATGTCATCTTCATTTCCGGTCGTCAAAGCGACTATTATGACCAGCTTAGTGAGCTTGCACCAACAATTTATGTTGGGGTCGATACGACGGATTATATGAATTCATTCAAAAAGAATACAGAAACGATTGCAAAAATCGTAGGTAAAGAAAAAGAAGCAGAACAAGCATTGGGTGAAATCGATGACGCAATTGCGGAATTGAAAAGCAAAGCAGAAGGCATGGATGAAAAAGCTTTGATCACACTTGTGAATGATGGCAGTGTAAGTGCTTATGGGAAAGCTTCCCGTTTCGGTGTGATCCATGATGTATATGGTGTGCCTGCTGTCGATGACACGATTGAAGCTTCCACACATGGTCAATCCATCGGTTTCGAGTACATCTCAGAAAAGGATCCTGATTACTTGTTTGTAGTAGATCGCGGTGCTGTTGTAGGCAACGGTACTTCTTCAGCCGAAAAAGTATTGGATAATGAATTGGTCAACGGCACAAAAGCTGCGAAAGAAAACCACATCACTTATCTAAACCCAAACTACTGGTATCTATCCGGCGGCGGACTGGAGTCCGAATTGGAGAAAGTGAAAGAAGTCTCCGACGCATTGGAATAA
- a CDS encoding ABC transporter permease, giving the protein MKLVYLLIVTVLLAVCSLFVGVENVSFSALWNMDGEAWNIVLISRLPRMLSIIMAGASLGICGLIMQQLTQNKFVSPTTAGTMDWARLGILVSLLFFTDASPIWKMCIAAAFALFGTLLFMGILQRLKQKDTIFIPLVGIMLGNVVSSIATFFALKFDLVQNMSSWLQGDFSLIMEGRYELLYLSIPLLIIAFLFANMFTVAGMGEDFATNLGLPYKYVVNVGLIIVAIITAVVILTVGVIPFLGLIVPNIVSMYRGDNLKNSIWHTAVLGALFLLICDIAGRLIIYPYEISVGLMVGVIGTGIFLYMLLRRKAYA; this is encoded by the coding sequence ATGAAGTTGGTTTATTTGCTTATCGTTACAGTTTTATTAGCTGTTTGTTCCCTGTTTGTGGGAGTGGAAAATGTGTCATTTTCCGCTTTGTGGAACATGGATGGGGAAGCTTGGAATATCGTGCTTATCAGCCGGCTGCCTCGGATGCTCAGTATCATCATGGCTGGTGCAAGTCTCGGTATATGCGGGCTGATCATGCAGCAGCTTACCCAGAATAAATTCGTCTCACCGACAACTGCCGGGACGATGGATTGGGCAAGATTAGGGATCCTTGTTTCCTTGCTGTTCTTCACCGATGCGAGCCCGATATGGAAAATGTGTATCGCTGCGGCTTTTGCTTTATTCGGAACCTTGCTCTTCATGGGTATCCTCCAAAGATTGAAGCAGAAAGATACGATCTTTATCCCGCTGGTGGGAATCATGCTTGGTAATGTGGTCAGTTCCATTGCGACATTTTTCGCCCTGAAATTCGACCTGGTTCAAAATATGTCCTCATGGCTGCAGGGGGACTTCTCCCTGATCATGGAAGGGCGCTATGAACTTCTTTACTTGAGCATCCCGCTGCTGATCATAGCATTTTTATTTGCCAACATGTTCACGGTAGCGGGTATGGGGGAGGACTTCGCTACGAACCTCGGACTTCCATATAAGTATGTGGTGAATGTTGGTTTGATCATTGTAGCGATCATTACAGCAGTGGTCATCCTGACGGTCGGTGTCATCCCGTTCCTCGGTCTGATCGTGCCGAATATCGTCAGCATGTATCGCGGTGATAATTTGAAGAACAGTATTTGGCATACGGCTGTACTTGGTGCATTATTCCTGCTGATATGTGATATAGCAGGGCGCTTGATCATCTACCCATATGAAATTTCAGTAGGTTTGATGGTGGGCGTCATCGGGACAGGTATCTTCCTTTATATGCTGTTGAGGAGGAAGGCCTATGCTTAA
- a CDS encoding iron chelate uptake ABC transporter family permease subunit, protein MLKRKIIILVLIALGLAGLYLFIHMNFQAMEYLLRTRLEKILAMFLCAVSIGVSTVVFQTITHNRILTPSIMGLDSVYMFIQTIVVFLFGSGTFAILQSDAYFFVTILLMVGFAFGLYQLLFRRGENNLFLLLLVGLVLGTFFSSLSSFMQMIIDPNEFLLIQDSMFASFTDVNTNLLLVSAVIIILLCIYIFRYRHYFDVMSIGRDHAVNLGVPYEKIVKRMFLVIAVMVAVSTALVGPITFLGLLTANLAREFLQTFRHTYLLMAASLLSVIALLGGQLIVERIFSFSTPISVIINFVGGIYFIYLLVKESKKI, encoded by the coding sequence ATGCTTAAGCGAAAAATTATCATACTCGTCTTGATTGCCTTGGGATTGGCTGGTTTATACCTGTTCATCCATATGAACTTCCAAGCGATGGAGTACTTGCTGCGTACCCGGCTGGAGAAAATCCTGGCCATGTTCCTGTGCGCTGTATCCATCGGAGTCTCGACTGTCGTATTCCAGACGATTACACATAATCGGATTTTGACGCCAAGTATCATGGGTCTCGATAGTGTGTATATGTTCATCCAGACCATCGTCGTCTTCCTGTTCGGTTCAGGGACATTTGCCATCCTCCAGAGTGATGCTTATTTCTTTGTCACCATCCTGCTGATGGTCGGTTTCGCTTTTGGATTGTATCAGCTGCTGTTCCGCAGGGGAGAGAATAATCTGTTCCTGCTGCTGCTTGTCGGGCTGGTGCTTGGGACATTTTTCAGCAGTCTTTCATCGTTCATGCAGATGATAATCGACCCAAATGAATTTCTCCTGATCCAGGATAGCATGTTCGCAAGCTTCACGGATGTAAATACGAATCTCCTGCTTGTCTCGGCAGTGATCATCATTTTGCTGTGTATTTACATATTCCGATACCGTCATTATTTCGATGTCATGTCGATCGGGCGTGATCATGCAGTCAACCTTGGCGTCCCTTACGAAAAAATCGTCAAACGGATGTTCTTGGTTATTGCAGTGATGGTTGCCGTATCCACTGCGTTGGTCGGACCTATCACTTTCCTGGGATTGCTGACTGCCAATCTGGCACGGGAATTCCTCCAAACGTTCCGTCACACATATCTGCTGATGGCAGCAAGTCTGCTCAGCGTCATCGCATTGCTCGGCGGCCAGCTGATTGTCGAAAGGATTTTTTCTTTCTCTACGCCAATCAGTGTCATTATCAATTTCGTCGGCGGTATTTACTTCATTTATTTATTGGTAAAGGAGAGTAAGAAGATATGA